From a single Parambassis ranga chromosome 2, fParRan2.1, whole genome shotgun sequence genomic region:
- the nopchap1 gene encoding NOP protein chaperone 1 — MELNANKTSSHALLSCGNGGGLSEKLLLKPKASAPLQTERVPRSSVLERLQSFLPQMAAANERLKLQMEEAPPGQFDIESVEETEKVIEMDVALVELESTDSEDEEETSDSDEESDCSDNDDDDDKNITEHNLKLPGHKDKKRKVCIQVVDQQGE, encoded by the exons ATGGAATTAAACGCCAATAAAACGAGTTCACATGCTTTGCTTTCGTGTGGCAACGGAGGAG GACTTAGTGAGAAGCTTCTCCTCAAGCCAAAGGCTAGTGCAcctctgcagacagaaagagtCCCCCGGAGCAGTG TGCTGGAGCGGCTACAGAGCTTTCTGCCTCAGATGGCTGCAGCCAATGAGAGACTGAAGCTGCAGATGGAGGAGGCTCCCCCTGGACAGTTTGACATAGAAAGTGTGGAGGAGACCGAGAAGGTCATAGAGATG GATGTAGCACTAGTGGAACTCGAAAGCACAGActctgaagatgaagaagagacgTCTGACTCTGACGAAGAATCGGACTGCAGTGAtaatgacgatgatgatgacaagAACATAACAGAGCACAACCTCAAACTACCaggacacaaagacaagaagagGAAAGTCTGCATCCAAGTTGTGGATCAGCAGGGGGAGTAG